One part of the Desulfurobacterium pacificum genome encodes these proteins:
- a CDS encoding NUDIX hydrolase: MFNPETPLLTVDGIINVQDENGNWKGIVLIKRKYPPVGLALPGGFVDVGETVEHAVIREMKEETGLDVVIIRQFRVYSDPKRDPRRHTVSVVFECVARGEPKGSDDAKTAKIFSYSEIPFEKIVFDHAEIIKDYLSFTQAVFKKVK; this comes from the coding sequence ATGTTTAACCCCGAAACGCCCCTTTTAACGGTTGACGGAATAATCAACGTTCAGGACGAAAACGGAAACTGGAAAGGCATCGTCCTCATAAAGAGAAAGTATCCGCCGGTAGGTCTTGCCCTTCCCGGCGGTTTCGTTGACGTTGGAGAAACAGTAGAACACGCCGTAATAAGAGAGATGAAAGAAGAAACAGGTCTTGACGTCGTAATAATCCGCCAGTTTAGAGTCTATTCAGACCCAAAAAGAGACCCCCGCAGACATACTGTCTCAGTAGTTTTTGAATGCGTGGCAAGAGGAGAACCCAAAGGCTCAGACGACGCAAAAACAGCTAAAATATTCTCCTACAGCGAAATACCCTTTGAAAAAATCGTATTTGACCACGCAGAGATAATAAAAGACTATCTATCGTTTACCCAGGCTGTATTCAAAAAAGTAAAGTAG